The DNA sequence tattaaagcaactatggacgacggcctctacgtagtgtcacacattgccgatggataccacgagacagcattcctaggcacggaaccccatacaccagttaagagcgagcttaaggttaatgaaaaggagagatacctgctgtatcacagacgtttcgcacacctagacctacaaagattgccaaactccacgaagttacaactctccagaagaagattcaagttccagagaagattgaaatctgcgaagtgtgttccctgacaaagatgaagaacagcatccctaagcagctaagagagcacaaggccacgaagctagccttagtacagtttgacattgctgaccctttccaacatctctacgaggaaacagtggttcctccaaattattgatagctacacgcggaaaactgggttatcccgctgaagaaaaaggagacgcacaacgggaactccgaatctggaagacctttgtagaacatcaaactggcgagaaagtcaaagctgctggaaccgacaatgcaccagaacttctacagcaagctgaggaatggagattacacaaggcgtggaaattcagcctacaacaattgcttcctcacaccagaatggaccagccgagcgaaacatccaaactgctgaagctgatatgagagcaatgttgaaagacgctggtttaccaattgagttttggatgaagctgtcgaagcagacgcatacctacgcaaccgtacaaacacaggacctatgatcaatggaaagcaagtcagtcctgaagaggcattcacaggaacgaaaccatccattgaccacatccgtgtatatgggagcaaatgctattcgtacatcaaccctaaaacgattccagcagaccaacgacatgacaagctcgtggaccgtgcagaattggagtatttatggatattctgagacaacaaataagcagttcaagttctattcgccagagcttggatacacctcaaggacaagcgATTgtggacgaatacacccctggagggaaagttgaactacgactgcgaaacataccagctggaccacaaggaacgcagaatacgatgccagaccgaaaaccaagaggaagacctaggaaggatctAGAATTATCTCCtgccgaacgaatggaaccaactcctaccgaacgaatggaaccatctcctgcagaaccaatggaaccatctcctaccgaaccaatgaaccatctcctgcagaaccaatagaaccagtttccgagaacctaatggaaccatcttcggcagagctaactcatgaaccagtgaagcgtcacagaggaagaccaaggaggctaactactattcctcctactgcaccatctgatgagcgggttcctaatcttgtgaacgaagaggggcccgaagaaccgtgtacccagtctgtacgagaaaaggagattccacgatacttcactagacaagccaaacggaagaggtctaacgaagagattgttgaggacgagagatttagcaagatcgttaaagctatgctagcccaagttggccttacagaagagcaaacacgactatctgagaaggctttcgcagcaaccgagatcgcaggaatccagatcccccagacacacgagcaagctatcaacgacccaaagtatggaaagcaatggaaagcagcaatacttgaagagataatcgcgttaatagagaatcgaacctgggaggaagttccaaagccaaaagacgcgaacatggttgattcaaagtgggtttttacagtcaaaacgaatctcgacgggactgttgagaggtttaaggcacgccttgtggcaagaggttttacgcaagcacacggaacagactacaacgagacttttgccccgacagtccgcatggacaccttacgtctgtttatggccactgtcgcagcggaaaacctggaatgtttccactttgacattaagaatgcattcacagagtcgcacttgaaggaagagatctttcttaagcaaccccaaggagtagaagtcaaaaaaggatacgtccttagagttctccgcagcttatacggactcaaacaggctgctcgcgactggaacttgttgataaagaaagaacttctggcatggggattcgtacaaagcctcgcagacccgtgcatgtttatccacaaagaaaaacaactccgtatcctcgtctacgttgatgacattgctgctgctgcaaaagatcgagctcaaattgattggttctacgagaagctttctggaagattcaacaccaagaacctgggggagattcataagatccttggagtacgagttacgcgagacagaaagcgccgcacaatctacctcgatcaagaacagtacctacacgcagtacttgacaagtttggaatgtctagcaaacaacacagagacaagaagattccatctgcagattacacttcatttaggccagccactgacaacgacacccgaatcgacatcactgaataccagcaagtgatagggagccttatgtttgctatggttcttacacgtccagacattgcattcaccctcggaaagctaagccaatacatgagcgatccagcagaacaccatggccatgcgttgaagaacctgctacgatatctaaggtcgacagtgacattgaagctacgctacggaccagggggagtacactcgcaatttgtcatctactctgatgctgactgggcaagcgacatggtagaccgaaagagcgtttcagggagcactgcaatgttctacggaggtccaatatcatggtctagcaagaagcaacggtctgttgcaacgtcaagctgcgaatctgaatacatcgcactatcaacatgctgcaagcaaggccagtggattgctcaaatgtttagagatcttgggttcccaaagtacattggaaaagacaccaacaaggtccagatgctaggagacaaccagggtgccattgcacttacaaagaaccctcaccttcacgaaagatcaaagcacatcgacgtctgttatcattttatccgagacctagcagaacaaggcaaactcgatgtggcctacgttccaactgcagacatggtggctgatggaatgacaaagccattgcagcgagtcgcattcgagagattcaagaaccaattaggagttgtccttggaccggacctgccctgaggggagtgttaagaatatgttaggttcagtccaggtcggcgaggtgaggttcgtggagtaagcccgagcagaaggaccgacgcggaatgatgatctgtcatgtacgtcctaagatcatcataacaacaagtagatagaacaatagctcttagtgaagttcaatccaatacagggttacctttcgtacctctactcggtcgcctatggtagtcataccaccagaggagaccttgttctaacacGTAGCTATATACGAGGCCTTAGTAAGCCTTTATACGTTGCCTATAAAGCTTAAAAATTGTAATTATTTAACACTAGCCCCGCAGGCTCCTACTGTGTATCGCAATATGTTTTGTAGCAAGGATAGAGTATCGTAGctacgctggcaaatgggtcggggtgtggttggggttgggttagaaattttgcgaccccaacccaaccccaacccatttgtcaacgccaagcttagggttgggttgggttgggttggggtcgcacggaccatgggttagggttgggttatagTAAAAAAATTGCAAGATGTATAATATAGATTTCAATAAAAGAAAAGTTTATATAGTATCACAGTAGATTAACACAGTGTAGCATTAACTAGTTTCATTTATAATATACAGAGGCTTCGCCAGCTAGCATTTAAGCACGTGTATCTAGATATATCTTATAATCTAGAGAAAAGCTAGTAACTCGCGCGCAAAGTAGCGCCTAGCCAATTGAGAATCCTTCTCTTGAATAGTAACCCTCTTTGCGTGAATAGCATTGATGTTGCAGTCTATAAAAGTTATTAAATGAAAAATAGTATAGGGTAGATAGACTATACCCTCAAAATAACCAACTAAGAAAGCTTCTGTAGCTTCCTGAAGAGCTTCGATTGCAGATCGTTGAAAGCGGATATCGGCCTTGTGCACCTGTGCAAATTCGCGCACTACGCGGGAAAAGGGGAGTTTTCGCAAGAGTAGTTCAAAACCTCTCTGGTATCTCTTGATTTCCCGTAATGCGACAGCTAAGCTAAATTAGAAaatagctgtgataaacgacTGTGATAACCTACTGCCTGCCTtaaacttgcgcttcttcttaacAGCTACAGGTGCCTTTCGCGTAGACTTTCCTGCTACTTGACGTCTAGCCTTACTAGCAAGGGCCTTCTGAGCCGGCTTGCCGCCAGTAACTGTCTTGCCATCAGGACCACCCCGGCCGGCTTTACCGGTGACCTTAGGCCGTGGTTTTGTCCTTGCCATTGCGTAGTAGAGTAGATGATGAACGTAGGCGACGTATGTGATTAATTACTGTGATAAATGTGGTCGACAATTAAGAAAGTAGTAGGCTGAAAGagttaggtagctggaaagtttgggcgacggcaatttcccgatttccgcactagtaaaggcagcagcgcacggactgCATGACGTAATTTGCTGTTTCACGATCGCATACAACCATTTCTGTTGCAAAATCAGTAGCGAGCATATCATACAAACGTGTTAAACTGCTGTGATAAACGCCGAGCTCGCGCATGCGTACAGCCCAAAAATGAAGGAATCATCGATGTGTTGATCATTTTGGGTAATTTCCGCGTTTTCGCGCTAGcgcaggcagcagcgcacggaccatTTCTAGGTGAGCATAATGCTGTCTACCCATTTCTCCAGCCCCTGACGCCCAGTAACTCCCAACACCTAATAACTCTCTTTACTACATTGAaaacaccccatttacaacagcgcattatcacagtccccgccatgcctgtcgcgaaagagcaagtcggcgacgtacctgaaggcctagttccagccatcaaactTGAACCTCCGCCTGGGTTCGAACAAGATGAGTGGGAGCAGCTTACCGATGTAATAATCACAGCCATTTATCACAGCTTATGCTAATATAAGCAGGGATTTGCGTGTGAAGCTGACGAGATTGACGGTATCTTAGATCAAAGAGGTAGTGGGGGTTCacgaaaaggccgacctaTCAATTTGAGCGTCCCCTATACTGGCTCTCTGAGTGGTAGCGCCCGTGCTATTGCTCAACGTGAACGCAAAGCTCTTTTCgataaagaggagaaggtacTTGAAAGCGTTAGAACAGCCGACCGCTCCGCGAAGTACCAACTGAAGAAATCGCTTTTGCAACAGCCTAAGTATAAATTAGCAAATAGTGCTAGACAGGCTAAGCTGCTAGAGAAAGAGTGGGATATACTTTCAGAGAAGCGGTTTACCCAGAAAAAGTCTGGTAAGTTATCACAGCTGTTTATCATAGACATCTGCTAATAGACTATCCCAAGTGGcgaaggatatactagcaATACCAATTGCTCAGGTTGGGGTTGAAAGAGTTTTCAATGTTGCTAAGGATGTTATTGGTAGTCGGAGGCACCGACTATCTGCCCGGACAATACAGCAGATAATGGTTCTTAAGGATACAATATctcaagaggaagaacaGGGTCTAGACTACCTAGTTGCTCAATTAGGGGAGGATGGAGAGCCAATTGACGAGGTTAATGATCTTTTTGAGCTTCCAGCCTCGTTAGAGCATACCTTCGATATAGATGAGGAGAACCAGActacagaagaagagtcggaggaagaggtccaggaggagcgtcaattgccacctcgaaagcgccagcgtcctCAGCGCTACCGTGATAATTAGCTGTGTTAATATATCTCGTTTTATGTATCTAATATATCATCAACGTGTACACATTATCTTAATTAAGTGTTGTTCCGTTAAAGTACCCAAAAaatataacccaaccccaacccaacccaacccaacccaagcccaaccctaccacttggtctgtgcgaccccagcccagccctaacccatggtctgtgcgaccccaacccaaccctaacccatggtctgtgcgaccccaacccaaccccaacccaagactgggtatacccaacccatttgTCAGCGTATCCTACCCTAAAGGAGCACCTAGCTAATAAGATTAAGCGTGTaagggccgcagcggaggcggcggTAGATAGGGTCAAAATCCCACTCTAGTTTGTGCGCAATCGCTTGTATCATAGAGTCGTTATTGCTAGCGTTATTAAGCACGAAGTAACTAATCTTGCGCGTGTTTATTTTAAACTTCTGTAAAATTATTAGTACCACCTTAGCTATCCTCTCACCAGTATAGGCGCCTATAAGTTAAGGTAGCGCGATAGGCAAGTCGCGAAGCTTGCCGTCGGCCGTGACGTAGTAGGTGACGATACTAAGAAAGCCCTTCTTGCCGccctttgtcgtccatccgtcaaagcttagGTAGATCTTAGTTACTAATCGTGAAAGTTCCTTAACAACTAGTGGCAACAGGTAGTCGTAGaggcgtataacgtatcgcGCAACGCTATTATAAGAGCTCTAAAGCGCGTCCTTAGTAAGTAGGTTAGCGAGGGCTATTATAGCGCGAAAGGCAGGTGTCACGAGAGACTACGTCGCAGTCGAACACAGACAGAAGATAGTCTTTACAGTTCTTTATTGATCGTAGTTACTATCCAGTGTAGATACAAGACGTTGCGTAAGGAAACAGAACAGGTTCAAGTTGCGGTGAGCAGATATAAGCGGGGCCTGTGCGCTTAGCGCGGGGTCTTAGCTGCTCTTAGCTAATCAACAGATGCCAGGTGCTTACGGGAGCACCTAGCGTCTATGGCCGTTCAGGTGTCAGTACGCTGAcaaatgggttgggtatacccagtcttgggttggggttgggttggggtcgcacagaccatgggttagggttgggttggggtcgcacagaccatgggttagggctgggctggggtcgcacagaccaagtggtagggttgggcttgggttgggttgggttgggttggggttgggttatattTTTTGGGTACTTTAACGGAACAACACTTAATTAAGATAATGTGTACACGTTGATGATATATTAGATACATAAAACGAGATATATTAACACAGCTAATTATCACGGTAGCGCTGaggacgctggcgctttcgaggtggcaattgacgctcctcctggacctcttcctccgactcttcttctgtagTCTGGTTCTCCTCATCTATATCGAAGGTATGCTCTAACGAGGCTGGAAGCTCAAAAAGATCATTAACCTCGTCAATTGGCTCTCCATCCTCCCCTAATTGAGCAACTAGGTAGTCTAGACCCtgttcttcctcttgagATATTGTATCCTTAAGAACCATTATCTGCTGTATTGTCCGGGCAGATAGTCGGTGCCTCCGACTACCAATAACATCCTTAGCAACATTGAAAACTCTTTCAACCCCAACCTGAGCAATTGGTATtgctagtatatccttcgCCACTTGGGATAGTCTATTAGCAGATGTCTATGATAAACAGCTGTGATAACTTACCAGACTTTTTCTGGGTAAACCGCTTCTCTGAAAGTATATCCCA is a window from the Pyrenophora tritici-repentis strain M4 chromosome 7, whole genome shotgun sequence genome containing:
- a CDS encoding Dimer-Tnp-hAT domain containing protein → MPVAKEQVGDVPEGLVPAIKLEPPPGFEQDEWEQLTDGFACEADEIDGILDQRGSGGSRKGRPINLSVPYTGSLSGSARAIAQRERKALFDKEEKVLESVRTADRSAKYQLKKSLLQQPKYKLANSARQAKLLEKEWDILSEKRFTQKKSVAKDILAIPIAQVGVERVFNVAKDVIGSRRHRLSARTIQQIMVLKDTISQEEEQGLDYLVAQLGEDGEPIDEVNDLFELPASLEHTFDIDEENQTTEEESEEEVQEERQLPPRKRQRPQRYRDN
- a CDS encoding Dimer-Tnp-hAT domain containing protein; translation: MPVAKEQVGDVPEGLVPAIKLEPPPGFEQDEWEQLTDGFACEADEIDGILDQRGSGGSRKGRPINLSVPYTGSLSGSARAIAQRERKALFDKEEKVLESVRTADRSAKYQLKKSLLQQPKYKLANSARQAKLLEKEWDILSEKRFTQKKSVAKDILAIPIAQVGVERVFNVAKDVIGSRRHRLSARTIQQIMVLKDTISQEEEQGLDYLVAQLGEDGEPIDEVNDLFELPASLEHTFDIDEENQTTEEESEEEVQEERQLPPRKRQRPQRYRDN
- a CDS encoding HHT1, Histones H3 and H4; translated protein: MARTKPRPKVTGKAGRGGPDGKTVTGGKPAQKALASKARRQVAGKSTRKAPVAVKKKRKFKAGTVALREIKRYQRGFELLLRKLPFSRVVREFAQVHKADIRFQRSAIEALQEATEAFLVGYFEDCNINAIHAKRVTIQEKDSQLARRYFARELLAFL